A window of Thermosynechococcus sp. NK55a contains these coding sequences:
- a CDS encoding nitrate ABC transporter ATP-binding protein (This model describes the ATP binding subunits of ATP-binding cassette (ABC) transporters for nitrate transport, or for bicarbonate transport, in bacteria and archaea.) has translation MAKSLPFLEIDHVDQVFELPGGDRYIALKNIQLEVQKGEFISLVGHSGCGKSTLLNIIAGFQRATSGGVVMAGRQVTEPGPDRMVVFQNYSLLPWKTVYQNVALAVAAVLGHLSKAEQRQRVEAALEQVHLSKAREKFPAQLSGGMKQRVAIARALAIQPEVLLLDEPFGALDALTRGSLQDELMQVCQSSETTCIMVTHDVDEALLLSDRVVLLTNGPEAHIGQILKIPFARPRNRHDVLNHPSYYGLRNEMIAFLNQQKRRRSSLAVPAIGPTTPGELTLGFIPLMDSAPLIVAKEMGFFAKYNLDHVTLHREESWQDLVMGVITGRLTGGQMLAAMPLAMTLGLNGQPSQPLMTSLVLSRNGNAITFSRKLWAQGVKTAEDLRAYIQRTGDRPCFGVVHAASMHNLLLRYWLAAAGIDPDQDVELLVLPPPQMVYHLKAGHISGFCVGQPWNSHAVREGIGVIVATDLDIWPGHPEKVLGLRPDWVQANPQQHQALIKALIEACEYCDTIKRRPEIAQLLCRPEYVGCTAADAYAGFVQPLERGEGIATAFQPRFHQFYVDRSPFPGRLEALWIITQLARWQLTPFPKNWLEIVEQVWRVDLFGAAARALRMLDNEPDCCPFALFDGLFFDPNDPLSYIEATTLRRALNIQTIDLQAVVAV, from the coding sequence ATGGCCAAGTCTTTACCGTTTCTTGAAATTGACCATGTGGATCAGGTCTTTGAACTGCCCGGGGGCGATCGCTACATTGCCCTTAAAAATATCCAACTGGAGGTCCAAAAAGGGGAATTTATCTCCTTGGTGGGGCACTCTGGTTGTGGCAAATCGACACTTCTAAACATTATTGCTGGGTTTCAGCGGGCCACCAGTGGTGGTGTGGTGATGGCCGGGCGGCAGGTGACGGAACCCGGTCCAGATCGCATGGTGGTGTTTCAAAACTATTCCCTGCTGCCTTGGAAAACCGTGTACCAAAATGTGGCCCTGGCAGTGGCGGCGGTGCTGGGGCATTTGAGCAAGGCAGAGCAACGACAGCGGGTAGAGGCGGCCCTAGAACAGGTGCACCTTAGTAAAGCTCGCGAGAAATTCCCCGCCCAACTGTCGGGGGGGATGAAGCAACGGGTGGCGATCGCCCGCGCCTTGGCGATTCAACCGGAGGTACTGCTGCTAGACGAGCCCTTTGGTGCCCTCGATGCTTTGACTCGAGGCTCCTTGCAGGATGAGTTAATGCAGGTGTGCCAAAGCAGCGAAACCACTTGCATTATGGTGACCCATGATGTGGATGAGGCATTGCTCCTCTCAGATCGGGTGGTGCTGCTCACCAATGGCCCTGAAGCCCACATCGGCCAAATTCTGAAAATTCCTTTTGCCCGCCCCCGCAATCGCCATGATGTTTTGAATCATCCCAGCTATTATGGCCTGCGCAATGAGATGATTGCCTTTCTCAATCAGCAGAAACGCCGCCGTTCTTCCTTGGCGGTACCGGCCATTGGGCCAACTACCCCTGGAGAACTGACCCTTGGCTTTATTCCCCTCATGGACAGCGCCCCCCTCATTGTTGCCAAGGAAATGGGCTTTTTTGCCAAGTACAACCTTGACCATGTGACGCTGCACCGTGAAGAAAGCTGGCAAGACTTGGTGATGGGGGTGATCACGGGTCGCTTGACGGGGGGGCAAATGTTGGCGGCAATGCCCTTAGCCATGACCTTGGGGCTAAACGGTCAGCCTTCACAACCGCTGATGACCTCTTTAGTCCTGAGTCGCAATGGCAATGCCATCACCTTTAGTCGCAAGCTCTGGGCACAGGGAGTAAAAACCGCTGAGGACTTGCGAGCCTACATTCAGCGCACCGGCGATCGCCCCTGTTTCGGGGTTGTCCATGCCGCCTCAATGCACAACCTCCTGCTGCGGTACTGGCTTGCCGCCGCAGGCATTGACCCTGACCAAGACGTGGAATTGCTGGTACTGCCCCCGCCGCAAATGGTTTATCACCTCAAGGCCGGTCACATCAGTGGCTTTTGTGTTGGTCAGCCCTGGAACTCCCATGCAGTGCGCGAGGGGATTGGGGTGATTGTTGCTACGGATTTGGATATTTGGCCGGGGCACCCGGAAAAAGTTTTGGGTCTGCGTCCCGACTGGGTGCAGGCCAACCCACAGCAACACCAAGCACTGATCAAAGCATTGATAGAGGCCTGTGAATATTGCGATACAATCAAGCGTCGCCCTGAAATTGCCCAACTGCTTTGTCGGCCAGAGTATGTGGGCTGTACAGCGGCGGATGCCTATGCGGGTTTTGTTCAGCCCCTGGAGCGGGGGGAGGGCATAGCTACTGCCTTTCAACCCCGGTTTCACCAGTTCTATGTAGATCGCTCCCCCTTTCCTGGGCGCTTGGAAGCCCTGTGGATCATCACCCAGTTAGCTCGCTGGCAACTCACTCCCTTCCCGAAGAACTGGCTGGAAATCGTCGAACAGGTCTGGCGGGTGGATCTCTTTGGGGCGGCAGCGCGAGCGCTAAGGATGCTAGATAATGAACCGGATTGTTGCCCCTTTGCCCTCTTTGATGGTCTGTTTTTTGATCCCAATGACCCTCTCAGCTACATTGAAGCGACGACCCTCCGCCGTGCCCTCAATATTCAGACGATTGACCTCCAAGCGGTTGTTGCCGTTTAA
- the moaD gene encoding molybdopterin converting factor subunit 1 — MSDAPKTPRTIYLRYFAQLREQSAREQEERVTTAQTYGELYQELKTQYGFTLDLAQIKVAANDTFVALDQPLRAGDEVVFIPPVAGG; from the coding sequence ATGTCCGACGCCCCTAAAACACCTAGAACAATTTACTTGCGCTACTTTGCCCAGCTGCGGGAGCAAAGCGCACGGGAACAGGAGGAGCGAGTGACCACTGCCCAAACCTATGGTGAGCTATACCAAGAACTAAAGACCCAGTACGGGTTTACCCTTGATCTGGCTCAGATTAAGGTTGCGGCTAATGATACGTTTGTGGCACTGGATCAACCCCTACGAGCTGGAGATGAGGTCGTCTTTATTCCCCCCGTTGCTGGGGGTTAA
- a CDS encoding molybdenum cofactor biosynthesis protein MoaE produces the protein MVIQQFSLTNTPLEPAQLWQPLASLRAGAFVSFEGWVRNHNHGKIVTALEYEVYPALALKEGDQVLAEAIEKFDLLGAIACHRYGRLTLGEIAVWVGVTAPHRKQAFAGAAYIIDEIKHRLPIWKKEYYLDEPAVWVSCRNHCHSSAL, from the coding sequence ATGGTGATTCAGCAGTTTTCTCTAACTAATACACCCCTAGAGCCAGCCCAGCTGTGGCAGCCCCTTGCCAGCTTGAGGGCCGGTGCCTTTGTTAGCTTTGAGGGCTGGGTACGCAATCACAATCACGGCAAGATCGTCACTGCCCTAGAATATGAGGTCTATCCCGCCTTGGCCCTCAAGGAAGGGGACCAAGTTCTAGCAGAAGCCATTGAGAAATTTGACTTGCTGGGGGCGATCGCCTGCCATCGCTATGGAAGACTTACTCTTGGCGAGATTGCTGTCTGGGTAGGGGTAACGGCACCTCATCGCAAACAAGCCTTTGCTGGTGCGGCCTACATCATTGATGAAATCAAACACCGCCTGCCCATTTGGAAAAAGGAATACTATTTAGATGAGCCAGCGGTTTGGGTATCTTGTCGTAACCATTGCCATTCCAGTGCTCTTTAA
- the moaA gene encoding GTP 3',8-cyclase MoaA — MVVTGAIPRQHLRDTQGRSIRKLRLSVTDRCNLRCTYCMPLDAAFMPTQTYLTPIEYATIVAELVELGIESVRLTGGEPLLRAEFPEIVAALVAVGVPELRLTTNGIRLIPFLPLLDRYGVRRLNISLDSLDPQTFAAISHGHHLEAVKEAIATAADQGFQVKLNMVVMAGVNDHELVPMVEYAKALGVEVRFLELMRIGHACHLGSDRFVSAATMIEHLRQYYDLRPVPRPQDSTSFNFETACGAQIGFIASESQPFCGHCSRWRLSADGVLRACLFKEAGVSLRGLSKAERYAAYGQVLGMKPSLRSAEVHHAMHQIGG, encoded by the coding sequence ATGGTTGTAACCGGGGCCATTCCTAGACAACATCTGCGGGATACCCAAGGGCGCTCAATTCGCAAGTTACGCCTCTCAGTTACGGATCGCTGTAATTTGCGGTGTACCTACTGCATGCCCCTAGATGCAGCCTTCATGCCTACCCAGACCTACCTCACCCCAATTGAGTATGCCACGATTGTAGCTGAACTGGTGGAACTGGGGATTGAATCGGTGCGGCTGACAGGCGGCGAGCCACTGTTGCGAGCGGAGTTTCCTGAGATTGTGGCCGCTTTGGTAGCAGTGGGTGTACCGGAACTGCGCTTAACCACCAATGGCATTCGCCTTATTCCCTTTTTGCCCCTGCTTGATCGCTATGGTGTACGACGTTTAAATATTAGCCTTGATAGCTTAGACCCCCAGACCTTTGCAGCAATTAGCCATGGCCACCATTTGGAAGCAGTCAAGGAAGCAATTGCCACCGCTGCTGACCAAGGGTTTCAAGTCAAGCTAAACATGGTTGTGATGGCGGGCGTCAATGATCACGAGTTGGTGCCAATGGTGGAGTACGCCAAAGCCTTAGGGGTTGAGGTGCGTTTTTTGGAACTGATGCGCATTGGCCATGCCTGCCACTTGGGGAGTGATCGCTTTGTTAGTGCCGCCACCATGATTGAGCACCTGCGCCAGTACTACGATTTGCGTCCTGTCCCTCGTCCTCAAGATTCCACCTCGTTTAACTTTGAGACCGCCTGTGGGGCTCAGATTGGCTTCATTGCTTCAGAATCGCAGCCCTTTTGTGGCCACTGCTCTCGCTGGCGATTGTCGGCAGATGGTGTCTTAAGGGCGTGTCTATTTAAAGAAGCGGGGGTTTCCCTGCGGGGCTTGAGCAAAGCTGAACGCTATGCTGCCTATGGGCAAGTGTTAGGAATGAAACCCAGCCTGCGCAGCGCAGAAGTTCACCATGCGATGCACCAAATTGGAGGCTAA
- a CDS encoding molybdopterin oxidoreductase family protein: protein MLTPVSSLCPYCGVGCGLEAVPQGKGAYKIRGDRQHPSSQGMVCVKGATIMEALDRDRLAYPLWRERLDHPFTVISWDEALTRLVKRLQGVRCEQGADAICMYGSGQFQTEDYYVAQKLLKGCLGTNNFDANSRLCMSSAVSAYTASFGADGPPCCYDDLEATDCAFLIGTNTAECHPIVFNRLRNHHKRDAGVKLIVVDPRRTPTAEVADLHLAIRPGTDIDLLHGIGHLLLEWGHVDAQFIEECTEGFADYVKLLAAYPPHWVAERCGIAQGDLEQAARYWGHAQAVLSLWSMGINQSAEGTAKARCLINLHLLTGQMGRPGSGPFSLTGQPNAMGGREAGGLSHLLPGYRQVTNPQHRQEVEDFWGLPRGQLSDRPGRTAWQIVEGLERGEVGLLWIAATNPAVSFPHLERAKAAFLKSPFTVYQDAYFPTETAAYAHLILPAAQWSEKTGVMTNSERRVTLSPAFRSPPALARPDWEIFAEVGRRLGYERLFPFATAADVYAEFVQLTAGRPCDQSGLSHERLARLGPLQWPCPVGMSDEEARKPKRLYTDRRFHTANQRAVFCLAHSQGVAEPTDKVYRFTLTTGRLYGHWHTQTRTGRIPKIQKMHPNPFVEMHPEDAATLDLKEGDWVEVRSRRGQVCLPVTITEAIRPGTLFVPMHWGFLFAKSGEVNQLTHPIACPVSQQPELKACAVQVLPVKLQQSPHISLVQENGIALEQS from the coding sequence ATGCTTACCCCAGTGTCCTCGCTATGTCCTTACTGTGGTGTAGGCTGTGGCCTAGAGGCTGTGCCCCAAGGCAAGGGAGCCTACAAAATTCGTGGCGATCGCCAGCATCCCTCGTCCCAGGGCATGGTCTGTGTGAAGGGGGCAACTATTATGGAAGCCCTTGATCGCGATCGCTTGGCCTATCCCCTCTGGCGGGAGCGACTCGATCACCCCTTTACGGTGATTTCTTGGGATGAAGCCCTGACTCGCCTTGTGAAACGCCTCCAGGGGGTGCGCTGTGAACAGGGAGCCGATGCGATTTGTATGTACGGTTCGGGGCAATTTCAAACCGAGGACTACTACGTGGCACAAAAACTCCTGAAGGGGTGCCTCGGCACCAACAACTTCGATGCTAACTCCCGACTGTGTATGTCCTCGGCGGTCTCAGCCTACACAGCCAGCTTCGGCGCAGATGGTCCCCCCTGCTGCTACGACGATTTGGAGGCCACCGACTGTGCCTTTCTCATTGGCACCAATACCGCTGAGTGCCACCCCATCGTCTTTAACCGCCTGCGCAATCACCACAAGCGAGATGCGGGCGTCAAGCTGATTGTGGTCGACCCACGGCGGACCCCCACAGCGGAAGTCGCGGATCTCCACCTGGCCATCCGCCCAGGCACAGATATTGATTTGCTCCACGGCATTGGTCATCTGCTGCTGGAATGGGGACACGTAGATGCCCAGTTCATTGAAGAGTGTACCGAAGGTTTTGCCGACTATGTGAAGCTCCTGGCGGCCTACCCGCCGCACTGGGTGGCAGAACGCTGTGGCATTGCTCAAGGCGATCTAGAGCAGGCGGCTCGCTATTGGGGTCACGCCCAAGCGGTGCTTTCCCTTTGGTCAATGGGCATTAACCAATCCGCTGAAGGAACAGCTAAAGCTCGCTGTCTGATTAACCTGCACCTGCTGACGGGGCAAATGGGTCGCCCGGGGAGCGGACCCTTTTCACTGACAGGGCAACCCAACGCCATGGGGGGACGCGAAGCCGGCGGTTTGAGCCATTTGTTGCCCGGCTATCGCCAAGTCACCAATCCCCAGCATCGCCAAGAGGTGGAGGATTTTTGGGGACTACCGCGGGGGCAACTTAGCGATCGCCCTGGTCGCACCGCATGGCAAATTGTGGAAGGCTTAGAACGAGGAGAGGTTGGCTTATTGTGGATTGCTGCCACGAATCCTGCGGTCAGTTTTCCCCATTTAGAGCGCGCCAAGGCAGCCTTTCTCAAATCTCCCTTTACTGTCTATCAGGATGCCTACTTTCCCACTGAAACGGCGGCCTATGCGCATCTGATTTTGCCTGCAGCTCAATGGAGCGAGAAAACGGGTGTCATGACCAACTCCGAACGTCGCGTTACCCTTTCCCCCGCCTTTCGCTCGCCCCCCGCTCTTGCTCGACCCGACTGGGAAATTTTTGCTGAGGTGGGTCGCCGCTTGGGGTACGAACGTCTCTTTCCCTTTGCCACTGCCGCTGACGTCTATGCTGAATTTGTCCAACTTACTGCCGGTCGTCCCTGCGATCAATCGGGTCTGAGCCACGAGCGCCTCGCCCGTTTAGGGCCCTTGCAGTGGCCCTGTCCTGTGGGGATGAGCGATGAAGAAGCTCGCAAACCCAAGCGCCTCTATACAGACCGGCGATTTCACACCGCCAATCAACGGGCAGTCTTTTGCCTTGCCCACAGTCAAGGCGTAGCTGAACCCACCGACAAAGTCTATAGATTTACCCTGACCACTGGTCGTCTTTATGGCCACTGGCACACCCAAACCCGCACCGGTCGCATCCCCAAAATTCAAAAAATGCACCCCAATCCCTTTGTGGAAATGCACCCCGAAGATGCCGCCACCTTAGACCTCAAGGAGGGGGATTGGGTAGAAGTGCGATCGCGCCGCGGTCAAGTATGCCTACCCGTAACCATAACCGAAGCCATTCGTCCGGGGACGCTTTTTGTGCCCATGCACTGGGGCTTTCTCTTTGCCAAGAGTGGTGAGGTCAACCAACTTACTCACCCAATTGCCTGTCCAGTCTCACAGCAGCCAGAACTCAAAGCCTGTGCCGTGCAGGTGTTGCCCGTAAAATTGCAGCAGAGCCCCCATATCTCCCTGGTGCAGGAAAATGGAATTGCCCTTGAGCAGTCGTAG
- a CDS encoding nitrate reductase associated protein: MSYFFDFEAEFASSLRCIPMIVRYKLDMCGVKLKLLHWLQLSHKQRQWLVVTPCDTPEDQANYRQQLRDWVTKNHGSPPSDLEISQPYPWNITTKLPEVIQQQLTKVPHHGLTVEKWAALTPLQRFALLKLSQPGHENRNFWPALQEFGLV; encoded by the coding sequence ATGTCTTACTTCTTTGATTTTGAAGCTGAATTTGCATCTTCATTGCGCTGTATACCCATGATTGTCCGCTACAAACTGGATATGTGTGGGGTTAAGCTCAAGTTGCTCCACTGGTTGCAACTCTCCCACAAGCAGCGACAATGGCTAGTGGTGACCCCCTGCGATACCCCTGAAGATCAGGCAAACTATCGCCAGCAACTGCGAGATTGGGTGACCAAAAATCATGGCAGTCCCCCCAGTGACTTAGAAATTTCTCAGCCCTACCCTTGGAATATCACCACTAAACTGCCAGAGGTAATTCAACAACAACTGACGAAGGTACCCCACCATGGCCTGACGGTAGAAAAATGGGCGGCCTTGACGCCTCTGCAACGCTTTGCTCTCCTTAAACTCAGCCAGCCGGGTCATGAAAATCGCAATTTTTGGCCAGCGTTACAGGAATTTGGTCTGGTCTGA
- a CDS encoding anthranilate phosphoribosyltransferase family protein, with protein MSLVFRDLLKKVGSGAHTHKDLTRTEAALALQLMLEQVATPAQIGAFLIAHRIKRPTPEEMAGMLDTYNKLGPKIPAVETSSPVMILSQPYDGRDRTFPLSPLTALVLAAAGIPVLQHGGDRMPTKEGTPLLTLWQCLGVDWSTLTLGQVAHCLAQTNLGFVYLPRHFPAAQGLVPYREQIGKRPPIATLELIWNPYQGQSHLVAGFVHPPTETIMRDALHLHGIQEFTTVKGLEGSCDLPRERTAIIGLARKGDNPWQRLHLHPQDYRMAGRNVPWPKNTTTAAQMMAAVLEPEEQPLTTSVLWNSGFYLWQGGKANSLDEGIALSSELLCSGAVAQQLHRLQTTLEKF; from the coding sequence ATGAGTCTTGTCTTTCGTGATTTGCTAAAAAAAGTTGGCAGTGGCGCCCATACCCATAAAGACCTAACCCGCACTGAGGCAGCCTTAGCTTTGCAACTGATGCTGGAGCAAGTGGCAACCCCTGCCCAAATTGGGGCGTTTCTCATTGCCCATCGGATTAAGCGACCCACCCCAGAAGAGATGGCGGGAATGCTCGACACATACAACAAGCTGGGTCCCAAGATTCCTGCCGTTGAGACCAGTAGCCCTGTCATGATCCTGAGTCAGCCCTATGATGGTCGCGATCGCACCTTTCCGCTCAGCCCCTTGACAGCACTGGTTCTGGCCGCCGCTGGAATACCAGTACTCCAACATGGGGGCGATCGCATGCCCACGAAGGAGGGAACTCCCCTGCTGACGCTATGGCAATGCCTAGGGGTGGACTGGTCGACACTTACCCTAGGGCAAGTTGCCCATTGCCTAGCGCAAACCAACTTAGGCTTTGTCTACCTGCCGCGACACTTTCCTGCTGCCCAAGGACTAGTCCCCTACCGTGAGCAAATTGGTAAACGCCCCCCGATTGCCACACTGGAATTAATCTGGAATCCCTACCAAGGTCAAAGCCACCTCGTGGCAGGGTTTGTCCATCCACCAACTGAAACAATCATGCGCGATGCCCTCCACCTCCACGGCATTCAGGAATTTACCACCGTCAAAGGCCTTGAAGGCAGTTGTGATTTGCCCCGTGAACGGACCGCAATTATTGGCCTTGCTCGTAAGGGCGATAACCCTTGGCAGCGCTTGCATCTACATCCCCAAGACTACAGGATGGCCGGCAGGAATGTCCCATGGCCAAAGAACACAACAACCGCTGCCCAGATGATGGCTGCTGTTTTAGAGCCAGAGGAGCAGCCCCTGACCACCTCTGTCCTCTGGAATAGTGGCTTTTACCTGTGGCAGGGGGGCAAAGCCAATAGTCTGGATGAGGGAATAGCGCTAAGCAGTGAATTGCTCTGCAGTGGTGCTGTAGCTCAACAGTTGCATCGGTTGCAAACTACCTTGGAAAAATTCTAG
- a CDS encoding LysR family transcriptional regulator, whose protein sequence is MRLDQLQSFLAIAETGSFQAAARRCGVTQPTISRQIQALEQCFGMQLLHRSNPVKLTVAGDLFLHRAQRICQEWRAANAELKAMQNGQQQELCIAAIHSICRYFLPGLLPAFCQAFPKMQLRVTALGSDRALKVLQDGLVDLAIVMGDRHLLKQSEWVVELLYSEPVQVLMAAEHPLAVNETLPWQLLATFPHVVFKDGYGMRRLVNEEFSRRGLSWQPALELNTPEAFIAVIRESEMVALLPRSALQEALEDPTLVIRDLAAPPPPRQVLAITTRDRLTLPPVAQLLKLIREQAAHESCLS, encoded by the coding sequence TTGCGACTGGATCAGTTGCAATCCTTTTTGGCTATTGCTGAAACAGGAAGCTTTCAGGCGGCAGCGCGACGGTGTGGAGTGACACAGCCAACAATTAGTCGGCAAATTCAGGCCTTAGAACAATGTTTTGGGATGCAACTCTTGCACCGCTCGAACCCAGTCAAATTGACAGTGGCAGGAGATCTCTTTTTGCACCGCGCTCAGCGCATTTGCCAAGAGTGGCGGGCAGCCAATGCTGAACTCAAAGCCATGCAAAATGGCCAGCAGCAGGAACTCTGCATTGCTGCTATTCACTCCATTTGCCGCTACTTTTTGCCCGGACTGTTACCAGCGTTTTGCCAAGCGTTTCCCAAAATGCAGTTGCGAGTAACAGCCCTGGGGAGCGATCGCGCCCTCAAGGTTCTCCAAGACGGACTAGTGGATTTAGCCATTGTCATGGGCGATCGCCACCTTTTAAAACAGTCTGAGTGGGTAGTTGAACTCCTCTACAGTGAGCCAGTGCAAGTGCTAATGGCTGCTGAACACCCCCTCGCGGTTAACGAAACCTTGCCATGGCAACTATTGGCCACTTTTCCCCATGTAGTGTTCAAAGACGGCTATGGCATGCGCCGCTTAGTGAACGAAGAATTTAGCCGTCGAGGCCTGTCTTGGCAACCTGCCCTAGAACTCAACACTCCTGAGGCTTTTATTGCAGTGATTCGCGAAAGTGAAATGGTGGCTTTGCTACCGCGCTCAGCTCTCCAGGAAGCTCTCGAGGATCCCACCCTAGTGATTCGTGATTTGGCGGCACCCCCACCGCCGCGGCAAGTGTTGGCCATTACCACCCGCGATCGCCTGACCTTACCCCCTGTTGCCCAATTGCTCAAATTGATCCGCGAGCAGGCTGCCCATGAGTCTTGTCTTTCGTGA
- the moaC gene encoding cyclic pyranopterin monophosphate synthase MoaC, whose product MLSHINENQQPQMVDISEKSVSDRRAVAEALVELPPVFQAYREGEELFLKKGPVLQTAIIAGTMAVKRTAAAIPFCHPLPITSCRFETHIDSLESGLRIRLRCEVKTRDRTGVEMESLHGVTIAALTIYDMCKALSPQIGIREVRLLAKSGGKKTLGQYPLFGLVLTGGQSQRMGQDKALLDYYGQPHAQYLYNLLAQYCEQVFLSARTNQWQGTPLADLPTLPDTLPQIGPIAGLLTALRAYPEVNWFVVACDLPYLTAETLAPLLHHYREDVVATCYHHPQEGFPEPLCAIYTPQALPVFEAAYAEEIYCPVKILQRSPCQCITPPQPTITANINTPEEYLEALHHVRRP is encoded by the coding sequence ATGCTCTCCCACATCAATGAGAACCAGCAACCTCAGATGGTGGATATTAGCGAGAAATCGGTAAGCGATCGCCGGGCGGTGGCAGAAGCCCTCGTTGAATTGCCGCCTGTCTTTCAGGCCTATAGGGAAGGGGAGGAGCTCTTCCTGAAAAAAGGGCCGGTGCTGCAAACGGCAATTATTGCCGGCACAATGGCGGTGAAACGTACCGCCGCAGCCATTCCCTTTTGCCACCCGCTACCCATTACCAGCTGTCGTTTTGAAACCCACATTGACTCCCTGGAGAGTGGCCTTCGGATTCGCCTGCGCTGTGAAGTCAAAACCCGCGATCGCACCGGGGTGGAAATGGAAAGTCTGCATGGAGTGACGATTGCAGCCCTAACAATTTATGACATGTGCAAAGCCCTCAGTCCCCAAATTGGGATTCGGGAGGTGCGCCTTCTGGCCAAAAGTGGTGGCAAGAAAACCCTAGGTCAATATCCCCTCTTTGGTCTTGTGCTCACCGGCGGCCAAAGTCAGCGCATGGGACAGGATAAAGCTCTTCTTGACTATTACGGCCAACCCCATGCCCAATACCTCTACAACTTGTTGGCACAATACTGTGAACAGGTTTTTCTTTCAGCCCGAACCAATCAATGGCAGGGAACGCCCCTTGCTGATCTGCCCACTCTCCCAGACACCCTTCCCCAGATTGGGCCAATTGCCGGTCTCTTAACTGCCTTGCGCGCCTATCCCGAAGTGAACTGGTTCGTGGTGGCCTGTGACTTACCCTATTTGACCGCGGAAACCCTTGCTCCCCTACTGCACCACTACCGCGAAGATGTGGTGGCCACTTGCTATCACCATCCCCAAGAGGGCTTCCCAGAGCCACTGTGTGCGATTTATACCCCCCAAGCTCTGCCAGTGTTTGAAGCTGCCTATGCAGAGGAGATCTACTGCCCTGTGAAAATTCTCCAGCGATCGCCCTGCCAGTGCATCACCCCACCTCAGCCGACGATTACTGCCAACATCAACACCCCCGAAGAGTATCTTGAAGCTCTACACCATGTCCGACGCCCCTAA
- a CDS encoding ABC transporter ATP-binding protein: protein METLYRLDPKLTATQHLRIEGVSKSYPSANGTHVVLEDIHLEVRSGEFVCFIGHSGCGKTTLLNIVAGFTTPTQGEVSLNGVPVGRPGPDRMMVFQNYALLPWLTAYENVELAVKSVYPQKTRQHRRQIVEEYLELVGLTPAAHKRPAQLSGGMKQRVAIARALAIQPEVLLLDEPFGALDAITKEELQDELLKIWRSHRLTVLMITHDIDEALYLADRVVMMTNGPAAHIGEIVEVPFPRPRRRSRLLENPQYYDLRNQVLDFLYTRFGQ from the coding sequence ATGGAAACTCTCTATCGCCTTGATCCAAAGCTGACTGCTACCCAACACCTGCGCATTGAAGGGGTGAGCAAGTCTTACCCTAGTGCCAATGGTACCCATGTGGTGCTGGAGGATATTCACCTTGAGGTGCGCAGTGGTGAGTTTGTCTGTTTTATTGGCCATTCTGGCTGTGGCAAAACCACCCTCTTGAACATAGTTGCTGGTTTTACAACCCCCACCCAGGGAGAAGTGAGCCTCAATGGGGTGCCTGTGGGCCGTCCGGGGCCGGATCGCATGATGGTGTTTCAAAATTATGCGCTGCTGCCTTGGTTGACAGCCTACGAAAACGTTGAACTGGCGGTGAAGTCGGTCTATCCCCAGAAGACGCGCCAACACCGTCGCCAAATTGTCGAGGAATATTTGGAACTGGTGGGTCTGACGCCGGCGGCCCACAAACGCCCCGCTCAACTGTCGGGGGGGATGAAGCAACGGGTGGCGATTGCCCGTGCCTTGGCGATTCAACCGGAGGTACTGCTGCTAGACGAGCCCTTTGGTGCCCTCGATGCCATCACGAAGGAAGAGTTGCAGGATGAACTCCTAAAAATTTGGCGCAGCCACCGGCTGACGGTACTCATGATTACCCACGACATTGATGAGGCACTCTACCTTGCGGATCGGGTGGTGATGATGACCAATGGCCCTGCTGCCCACATCGGTGAGATTGTCGAGGTTCCCTTTCCACGCCCCCGCCGGCGATCGCGGCTTCTTGAAAACCCGCAGTACTACGATCTGCGTAACCAGGTGCTTGACTTTCTGTATACTCGCTTTGGGCAATAA